The following is a genomic window from Nitrosomonas communis.
GTACAACTGCGAATCAGCGGCATGACATGTGCAGCATGCAGTGGGCGCATTGAACAAGCGTTGAATAAAATCCCTGGAGTTACAGCTACTGTTAATCTGGCGACAGAAGTTGCTCATGTCCAATTCAACCCGGCTGCAGCAACCGTGAATGATTTGATTGCGGCTGTCGCCAAGGCAGGCTATAGTGCGAGTGAGATCAGCGAAGCAAGCCGTAATGAAGAGAAAGCCAGGCGGCTGGCAGCTTATCAGGCAGAGCTCCGTATCTTTTGGTTATCCGCTGCACTGACCTTACCATTTTTACTGCAAATGGGTGTGATGTTAACGGATCATGTTGATTTGCTGCCACGCTGGCTACAGTGGTTATTGGCAACACCTGTCCAGTTCTGGGTGGGGAGACGTTTTTATGTGGGTGCTTGGCATGCCTTACGCGGTGGTGGAGCGAATATGGATGTATTGATCGCTTTGGGCACTAGCATGGCTTATTTCTTCAGTGCAGTCGTTACGCTGTTCTCGCTGGACCAACACGTTTATTTCGAGGCGAGTGTCGCCATTATTACTTTGGTGCTATTAGGTAAGTTAATGGAAGCCCGCGCCAAAAGCAAAACTTCTGCCGCCATTGAGGAGTTGATTAAGCTACAACCTAAAACCGCACGAGTTGAGCGAGAGGGTGAAATTATCGAAGTTGATGTCGATACACTTAAAGTAGGTGACGTTTTTATTGTGCGGCCCGGCGAGAATTTACCTGTTGATGGGGTTGTCATTGAAGGTATATCCAGTGTGAATGAAGCCATGTTAACGGGAGAGAGTCTGCCGGTAGCTAAGCAGGTCGGTGCCAAAGTGTTTGCAGCCACTCAGAATCAACAAGGATTATTGAAATGCCGAGCTACCAGTGTGGGGGAGCATACGCAGCTTGCCGCCATTATTCGGCTAGTAGAGGAAGCACAGGGTTCCAAGGCGCCGATCCAGCGCATGGCCGACACCATTTCAGGGATATTTGTGCCGGTAGTAGTCGTCATCAGTATCCTGACTTTGGCATTAACGTGGTGGTTGACAGGAAATTTCGTATTGTCGCTGATCAATGCAGTGGCAGTACTAGTTATTGCATGCCCATGTGCACTAGGGTTAGCCACACCCACAGCCATTATGGTAGGCACCGGGCGTGGTGCTCAAATGGGTGTTCTTGTGAAAAATGCTGCCGCACTCGAGCATGCGGAAAAAATTCAAGTATTAGTCGTAGATAAGACAGGCACTCTTACGGAAGGGAGACCTGTTGTGACCGACGTCATTCCGGTAGGCTCAATCACTGAACAAGCATTATTACAGACCGCCGCTACCTTGGAACAAGGTTCAGAGCATCCACTTGCAAAAGCCGTGCTCGAGTACACAGCCGGCAGGGCTATACGGCCTCAGACGATGAGTAATTTTACATCCGTGACTGGAAGTGGCGTCAAGGCTCAGATCGGTGACACTGAATTTTTATTGGGCTCGCCAAAATTTCTGCGAGCGCATGGCGTACCCATGGACCCCTCTCATTTGGCAGTGCTTCAGGCTGAAAGCAAAACCGTGATTGGAGTGGCTGCTCAGTCCGAAGAAACCTATCAGATGCTGGGATATCTTGCGATTGCCGATCGGTTACGCAGTACCTCAGCGCAGGCGGTTAGGCGATTACAGGCAATGGGTGTTGAAGTTATCATGTTGACTGGTGATAATGCTGAAACCGCTGCTGCCATTGCCAAACAAGCAGGCATTAACCATTATCGCGCCGAAGTGTTGCCCCAAGACAAAGCAGCCGAAGTGGCCAAAATAAAAGCACGTGGACAATTTACCGGTATGGTGGGGGACGGAATTAACGATGCCCCTGCGCTGGCTGCGGCTGATGTGAGTTTTGCCATTGGCGCGGGCTCTGATGTGGCGATTGAAGCAGCGGACATTACGTTGATGCATAATGATTTGATGAGCGTGGCTGATGCCATTGCGCTTTCCCGTGCGACTTTGAGCAAGATCCGCCAGAATCTGTTCTTTGCTTTTATCTACAATGTGCTCGGTATTCCCTTGGCTGCCATTGGCATGCTTAACCCGATCATCGCAGGCGCTGCAATGGCGATGAGTTCGGTATCGGTTGTTAGTAATTCACTGCTGCTTAAGCGATGGCAGCCAGACACACAGATTAACTCATATTAAAGAGGAACCATTAAATGCAAACATCCATCATCCCTATCAAGGGCATGACCTGTATGGGTTGTGTCAGAAGTATTAAAAATGTGCTGGAACAGATTCCTGGCGTGATGAGTACCGAAGTTTCACTGGAGGATGCACAGGTTACCATTCAGTATGATGCAGCAATTACCGGGATCGATCAGTTTAAACAAGCCATCGAGGAAGCAGGTTTTGAAGCCTTTATCTAATAATAAAAGAGAGTTATGCCACGTGCCTGATCACGTGATACAGCCCAATAAGGAGGCGTTAATCAAGCGTCTTAACCGCATCGAAGGTCAGGTGCGCGGTGTAGCCAAAATGATCGTGGAGGACCGCTACTGCGTTGATATCCTCAATCAGGTGTCAGCGCTACAGTCTGCACTGGATGCAGTGGCAATGCAATTACTTGAAAACCATACGCATGGCTGTATGCAGTCGGCTATTCAATCAGGTAACGGTGATGCTGCTATTGATGAGCTTATGGCTGTGGTACGTAAGTTTGCACGATAAAACAATTGAGAAATGGTGCTTTCAAGCAAGGGTATTGCCTGCAGCAATTCCAAATACAGTAGAGAGTGCGAGTCCGTCCGTAGTTAAATTAACCAAGCATGCTCCAAGAAAAATGTAATGTTGGGGTTACATATGCCATGCTTATCCTTGACTTCTCGTCTATAAAATAGGCTGCCGTTAGCGCTATAATTTGTATCGTGCAGGTGAAGGAGGAATTTAGTAAATGCAGTTTCATTTTAAGTTTAACTGCGATCAGGAATGGAGTAAATGAGCATTACTTTTTATATGTGCGTTAAATAATTTCATCAGATGGTGATACGTTGTAGGTTAATTGTTTTTGCCCTTGTGGATATTCCTTTGCTACTTGCCATAAACATGCCATCTTTCTATTTAATGTCAATGGATTGAAATTTAGTTAAATTATTGGAATTTGGCTTTATGTCATATAAATTTTTTGGTTAATCATAGATACAGATACGCCGTAACAAAATGAATCATGCCAGTTAAAATAAACAGCTAAATAATTGTTAATCTTTAGTATTTCTTCAATAATAAACGAGGGTTCGCCAGGACGGCGATAAAGAAAGGAATAGCTTATGTCAAATTGGTATCAAGACAATTCACAATCGATAGGACGGACACCGTTAGTTCGGCTCAATCGTATTACCGATGGTGCAGCAGCGACCGTACTGGCCAAGATTGAAGGACGTAATCCGGCATATTCAGTCAAGTGCCGTATTGGAGTTGCAATGGTTGACGACGCTCAGCGCCGCGGCTTACTTGGTCCTGGTAAAGAGCTGGTGGAACCAACAAGTGGTAATACGGGTATTGCGTTAGCATTTGTTGCGGCTGCACGCGGTATCCCGTTGACCTTAACAATGCCGGAAACCATGAGTATCGAGCGCCGGAAATTACTTGTCGCATTTGGCGCCAAGCTGGTTCTGACGGAAGGTCAGCGAGGTATGGCAGGCGCTATTGCCAAGGCCGATGAAATCGTTGCTGCAGATCCTGATCGTTTTGTTTTACTACAGCAATTTAAGAATCCGGCCAATCCAGCAATACACGAGCTAACGACAGGTGCGGAGATTTGGCAAGATACTGATGGGGCAATTGATATTTTTGTTGCAGGTATAGGAACAGGTGGCACGATGACAGGTGTTTCCCGTTATATAAAACAAGGTAAGGGAAAAGCCATTACGTCAGTTGCAGTTGAACCAGCGGCAAGTCCTGTTATTACTCAGCAGCGATCAGGTCAGCCTTTAATACCTGGCCCTCACAAAATTCAAGGGATTGGCGCTGGATTTGTGCCGGATAATCTTGATCTCTCACTGGTGGATGAAGTCGAACAGGTGAGTAATGAAGAGGCTGTCTTGTACGCCCGTCGCCTCGCCGGGGAGGAAGGCATACTTTCCGGTATTTCCTGTGGTGCTGCAGTTGCAGCAGCTGTACGACATGCCAAGCGTGCGGAAAATGCTGGCAAAACAATTGTGGTGATTTTGCCGGATTCTGGTGAACGTTATTTGAGCAGTATTCTCTTTGAGGGAATGTTCAATGAAAAGGGGTTGAATGTAGAGTGACTAACGTCAATAGAATCAGCGATCTTCAAATAAGAAGTACTTTTCTTGAGATTGATCATATCGTTGAAGAATTACGTGATTTGCGGATTGCTTCGCTGGAAAATCGACAAGGGCATACCAGGCCTCCTAAACTTCCTTTACGCAAAATTCTGGTTGGTGTGGCAGAGGGCTTAAGTGCTGCGATGTTTCCTAATCGTTTGGGCCCGGCCGATCTCGCGGATGAGGGAATCGACCATTATGTCGGGCACACTTTGAATAGTGCTCTGCGCACGTTGCTGGTACAAATACAGCATGAATTACATTTTAGTTCGGGTTTGGAAAACCTGAGTGACGCTGATCGTGAACGGGCAGTAGAGATCACGCAAGCATTCGCCAAACGTTTACCTGCGGTTCGCAGTTTACTGGAAAGCGATATTGTGGCGGCCTACGAAGGGGACCCGGCAGCGCACAGCGTTGATGAAGTATTGGTATGTTATCCGGGTATTATGGCCATTACCTACTATCGGCTAGCGCATGAGTTGCACCGGCTCGGTGTGCCACTGATTGCGCGCATGATTTCAGAAATAGCCCATTCAATGACTGGGGTAGAAATACATCCAGGTGCTCAGATTGGTGGCAGTTTTTTTATTGATCATGGTACGGGTGTGGTCATCGGAGAAACTGCCATTATAGGTCGCAATGTGCGGCTATATCAGGCTGTTACTTTAGGTGCAAAACGGTTTCCGGTAGATGAGCACGGGGCGTTGGTAAAAGGCATACCACGACATCCGATTGTCGAGGATGATGTTGTGATTTATGCAGGGGCGACTATCTTGGGGCGTATCATTATCGGGCGGGGCTCAATAATAGGTGGGAACGTCTGGCTGACACGCAGCGTGCCAGCTGGCAGTCATGTTACCCAAGCACAAATGCGTCATGAAATATTCGAAGGTGGGTCGGGGATATAGCATTATATTTGAGAGATGGAGATGGCAAATAGCAAACTTTTTTTGATACTTGAGGACGCCAAAAAAATCGCCGCAGCGGCAGAAACGGAGGCCAGGCGCAATAATTGGCCCGTCGTCATTTCTATTGTTGATGAAGGAGGGCATTTACTTTACTTAATGCGGTCAGACAATACGCAATATGGCAGTATTGAAGTTGCCATACAAAAGGCAAGATCGGCCATCGCTTTTCGAAGGCCCACTAAGGTGCTGGAGGAGCAGGTCAATCAAGGGCATGTGCGTTACTTAAATTTACCTGGAGCAATACCCATTGAAGGTGGACTGCCTATTGTGCTCAGTAATCAATTTGTGGGTGCGATCGGCGTGAGTGGCGTAAGATCTCATCAAGATGCACAAATTGCGCAAGCGGGCATCGATGCACTTAATTCAGATTCTTTTTAATCTGTAATTTTGACAGAAGAAATAGTGCGTCGATAATAGATTATGGAATAACTATTTCTTATCAGGTTGTGATAGGGTTTTGATTCGCATAATCTGTTGTATTATCCAAATTTTATGACAATCAAACGATCTACAAATGTAAAGAAAGGGTTTGCAAAGAGTTAACTATGCATACTGTTTCTCGAAATAATACCCTAAGTTTATCCGTGACTGCGCTCACTTCAGTAAAACCTTGCTTAATACCCCTTTAACGCGGAGATTTAGCCAGTACCTGTAAAGACAGACGATACGTTTGGTTTTGCGTAAACCGATCTCCGGAGCGCTTGCTCCTCAGCTATTGCATTGCAAGTCATTGCCATTGAGAGCAGGAAATGTATGGATATTTTTTACTTCTCAATTCTTTTTAAAGAATGGTAAGAGTTGTGTAATTTCCAGTTCAATGGCCATTTATCAATCAAATGAGATAAACTAGCCATCTGTATTTTGTAAATGTTTGTTAAATATGGATCTACTTACTCAAGGATTATTGGGTGCCAGTCTTGCTCAGTCAGGTACGCGACAAAATGAAACGCGTTTAGCGACAGGTGTTGGATTTTTCGCTGGGCTGCTTGCAGATGCGGATATTCTGATTCAGTCAGTGAATGATCCTTTATTAACTGTGGAATTTCATCGCCATTTTACGCATTCCATCTTCTTTGTTCCGTTCGGTAGCTTGATTGCAGCACTTATTCTATGGCCATTTCTCCGGAAACGGTTATTTTTTTCACGCTTATACTTATTCTGTTTTTTGGGTTATAGCTTAAGTGGCGTGCTAGATGCGTTAACCAGTTACGGTACTCATTTATTTTGGCCGGTGAGTGAGGAACGAGTTGCGCTTAATATTGTTTCTGTGATTGATCCCATTTTTACCTTGATACTGCTAATCGCAGTCATTTTTGCCTACAAGAGGAAAGCAATCATGGTTGCGAAAATTGGCTTAATTATCGCAGCTTTTTATCTTGTGCTTGGTTGGGTACAGCTCCAACGAGCTGAAGCCGCTGCGGCTGACTTGGTTGCCTCCAGGGGGCATGTTGCCGAGCAATTGATGGTTAAACCGACTTTAGCCAATTTGATATTGTGGCGTTCGATTTATGAAACCGAAGGAAAATTCTATGTCGATGCGATTCGGGTTAGCCCGTTTTCGCAATCCCGCATCTATCCAGGAGAGTCCATCAAAAAATTCACGATTGATCAGTTTCTGAATCAACTGCCTGAGGAATCCACCTTAGCGAAGGATATTGCCCGTTTTACCATTTTTTCTGCTGGTTTTGTTGCGATTCAGCCTGATCACCCTGAACTTCTGATTGACGTGCGTTACTCAAATTTACCTACTACCATTGCACCCTTATGGGGGATAGAAATGAATCTACAGGATCCTGATCAACATGCAGTGTATCGATTATTCCGGGACACTTCCAAAGAAACACGTCAGAAATTTCTAGCTTACTTGACGGGTGAATCTGTCGATGAATGATCGAGTAAAAATGATGATGTGTGAGGATTCCCGTTTATCTCTTGACATCAATTTAAAGGTGTTTTTTCAGGAATGATGCTGCGTAATTCCTGAAATAGGGCCCGGAAGTTTTTAGGAGGTTTTCCTGCAAGCTTTTCTTTGATGGTATTGCGCACAAGTATTCGCAAACGCTGTAAATCAGCGTTCGGGTATTGCTGTCCAAATTCAGTAAAAGTTGCCTCATCCGCTAGCAGACGCTCGCGCCATCGCTCCAGAAGATGTAACCATGCAGTATGGTGTATGCTTGTACTTCGTACAGAATTAATTTTCTCCTGAATAGGTGCTACGTCAATTTTTCGCATCAGCTTGCCAATATATTGGAGCTGGCGCCGATGCGCTTCATGCTTGGTGATACGTTTAGCTTCAAAGAGGGCATCCTTGAGTATTTCTGGTAAATCAAGCTCAGCTATTTGTTGGAGATCAAGCGTCACTAACTGCTCACCGATATCCTGTAATGCATGCATGGCACGTTTGCGCCGTGTTTTACTGAGCGGAGATTCCTGGTCAGCATCATGTTTTATGTTATTTTGCATGGTGAGCTATGTAATGCAATAACGAGAAGCTGTTATCATATCGCTCTTTGAGCGCTCATTTTATTAAATTTACCTTAAAACGATTATATAACGATTATATTAACTTCGTTGCGGGTTGATTCTCATCAAGCTAATTTATATGAATAACGATATCTCGTCATCTCTACATTTCTCTTATCCTTTTGGAACGCTTCAGCAGATTGCACGCGATATTCTGGACCATGCTCGGAAAGGGGGTGCCAGCGCATGTGAAGCTAATGTCTCTGATGGTTGTGGTTTGAATGTCACAGTTCGACAGGGTGCTGTGGAAACGATTGAGCACACTCGAGACAAAGGATTGTCTGTGACAGTATACATTGGCCAAAAACGTGGTCATGCAAGTACTTCAGATTTTTCTCCACAAGCCATCGGGGATACAGTAACCGCTGCACTTTCTATCGCACGACATACTGCTGCAGATGATTGCGCAGGATTAGCTGACGCGAAGTTACTGGCTACTTCATTTCCTGATCTCGATTTATATCATCCGTGGGGATTATCAGTCGAACAAGCGATTGAGCTTGCGCAAGGTTGCGAAGCAGCGGCGTATGCAATCGATAAGCGCATTAGCAACTCGGAAGGGGCGACTGTATCCATGAATACATCACAGTTCGTCTATGCGAATAGCCATGGGTTTATAGCGGGGTACCCGCTTTCCCGACACAGTATGAGTTGCGCGGTCATTGCCACAGAGCATGATGCGATGCAGCGCGATTATTGGTATACCGTGGCGCGGGATGCAGCTGATCTGGAATCTATCCATGATGTGGGTAAAAAAGCAGGCAAGCGCACTGTCGCGCGTTTGGGAGCGAAAAAAATTGCGACCTGTGAAGTTCCTGTATTATTTGAGGCGCCAGTGGCCTCGAGTCTGATCGGACATTTTACTCAAGCTGTCAGCGGAGCCAGTCTTTATCGTAAATCATCATTCTTGCTGGATAGCCTTGGGAGGCAGGTATTCTCGCCAGATATTCGAATACGTGAAATACCACATATTAAGAAAGGACTAGCGAGCTGTGCTTTTGATGATGAAGGCGTAGCCACGCAGGAACGGAATGTGGTTGAGAACGGGATGGTGCAAGGTTATTTTCTCGGTAGTTATTCAGCACGTAAGCTCGGTTTGCAAACCACTGGCAATGCAGGAGGTAATCATAATTTGATCGTGGAAAACACCGCACCATTGTCATTTCCTGATTTGCTGAAGAAAATGAACAAAGGATTGTTGGTAACAGAATTACTCGGTCAGGGTGTGAATGGGGTAACAGGAGATTATTCACGAGGTGCTACCGGTTTCTGGGTCGAAAACGGAGAGCTAAGTTATCCAGTTGAGGAAATCACTATTGCTGGTAATTTAAAAGAAATGCTGCGTGGAATAATAGGGGTGGGCAGCGACAGAATTGTTCGTGGCTCTAAGCGATGTGGCTCGTTGCTGATAGAGCGTATGACAGTTGCAGGGCATTAAGCCTAATTTATCATTTTTGACTGCTTGTTTGAGTAATTGAATCCATGAATATAGAAGCATTTTTGAAATATTCTCATTTGCCAGAATGGTGAAGCCGCGACGAGGCCTGTCAGATGCACCTTATGCCGCTCCAGACATGAATGCGGCGTTGTTCCCGGTTGCAGGGAACGGTGCTGCGGCTTCATTGCGCTAAGCCTTGCACCTGGACTATTACACGCTACACTCTTCAATTTTGGTCTTTAAGTCACATAGAATGCGGAAGATTACTGAAAAGTTATGAGCATTGAATTTTTAATCTTATTTTTGATGCTCCGATGGAAATGATCATTTCTTTTTTAAGTAAAATAAAAATTCACCGCTCGCTTCAGCTGAGGACAATAGCTGGTTACCCGTTTGTTCGGCAAAAACTTGGAAATCAATGAGAGAAGCAGGATCGGTAGCGACGATTTTGAGTATTTGTCCGCGAGTCATATCTGTCAGAGATTTTTTGGTGCGTAGGATGGGTAATGGACAGACGAGTCCGCGTACATCAAGTTCTTTGTCAAAATTCATACTTCTCCTTTTTTTAAAATATTTACTTAATTTTACCGGCTATGACATAAGGTACCAACTCGCCTGATTTCAGATTATTGGAACCTCCAGCTCAAGATAAGTTACGATAATGCATTTTTTAATCATTTTATTATATGCCAGTTAATATTCCTCCCTTGTTACCTCAACAATTATTACCGATTCGGGGCATATCTCTGGGTATTGCTGAAGCAGGAATTAAACGACCTGATCGGAAAGATCTCTTGGTGATTGCGCTTGATGACAATGTAAAAGTAGCCGGTGTGTTTACTAAGAATCGCTTTTGTGCTGCACCCGTCATCGTGGCGAAGGCACATCTCTCGGCGGCCAGCTCAATTCGTGCATTGGTGATTAATACCGGTAACGCTAATGCCGGTACCGGAGAAGAAGGTATCGCCCATGCACGCGTGACTTGTACTGCGCTGGCTAAGCTGCTTGGCTGCGAGCCCCAGCAAATATTACCGTTTTCTACAGGCGTTATTATGGAACCCTTACCGGTTGACAGAATTATTGCGGGTATGCCTCGAGCCGTGAGCGAACTTAAATGTGATAACTGGTTTGCTGCCGCGCAAGCGATTATGACGACCGATATTGTTCCCAAAGGTATTTCCAGTCAGATTCAAATTAATGGCACTACCATTACAATAACGGGTATAGCCAAGGGTTCGGGTATGATTCATCCAAATATGGCAACCATGCTGGGATATATCGCCACAGATGCCAAGATATCTCAATCGCTATTACAGGAGATGGTACGCCATGTGGCGGATCATTCCTTTAACCGGATTACGGTGGATGGGGATACCTCCACCAATGATGCGTTAGTATTGATAGCAACAGGCAAGGCCAATCACTCGCAGGAGATTGATCGGAAAAGCCCGGAGTTTAATTTGCTGCAAGATACCATAACGGAAGTAGCTGTGAAGCTGGCTCAGATGATTGTACGCGATGGGGAAGGTGCAACTAAATTTATTACAGTGCAGGTAGAAAAAGGTAGCACACAGCAAGAATGTGCACAGGTTGCTTATGCCATCGCGCATTCGCCATTAGTCAAGACCGCTTTCTTTGCATCTGACCCTAATCTGGGGAGAATACTTGCTGCGATTGGGTATGCTGGTATAGACGATCTCGATGTTAACAATATTGAGCTTTACCTGAATGAAGTGTTAGTCGCAGAACAGGGTGGTAGAGCAAAAAACTATTGTGAGGAGGAGGGGCAGCGCGTCATGAAGCAATCTGAGATTACCGTGCGGGTGATATTAAACCGGGGTGTGGCCACAACTAGCATATGGACGTGTGATTTTTCTTACGACTATGTGAAAATCAACGCAGATTATCGCAGCTGATTTGTTATGAATAAGCTTGATTTATTCTACAATCGCTTGGATGAGCTGCTTAGTCGTATCGAAGCCGTGTTTCCTGCTCAGCAGCTCAATACCGATCTTGATGCTGCGATCGCATTTCGATGGCGCAAGCAAGCAAATACTGGGTATCTTCAACCCGTTACCCACCCGCATAACATTGTACTGGATGCATTATATGGCATTGATCAACAAAAGCAGTTAATTGATCAAAATACGTATCAGTTTGTCTTGGGCTATCCCGCGAATAACGTTTTATTGACTGGCGCACGCGGTACCGGAAAATCTTCTTTGGTGAAAGCATTGTTGAACAAATACGCAAACAAGGGATTGCGGCTCATCGAAGTCGAAAAACACGACCTCATTGATTTGCACGATATTGTTGAGCGAATTTTTCAGCGACCAGAGCGTTTTATTGTCTACTG
Proteins encoded in this region:
- a CDS encoding heavy metal translocating P-type ATPase; translated protein: MSTLLTHRHIELPIEGMTCAACAARIEKNLNRLPGVQAAVNFASEKAVIEFDDTATHAEDLIHSIEKAGFHVIPPTVQLRISGMTCAACSGRIEQALNKIPGVTATVNLATEVAHVQFNPAAATVNDLIAAVAKAGYSASEISEASRNEEKARRLAAYQAELRIFWLSAALTLPFLLQMGVMLTDHVDLLPRWLQWLLATPVQFWVGRRFYVGAWHALRGGGANMDVLIALGTSMAYFFSAVVTLFSLDQHVYFEASVAIITLVLLGKLMEARAKSKTSAAIEELIKLQPKTARVEREGEIIEVDVDTLKVGDVFIVRPGENLPVDGVVIEGISSVNEAMLTGESLPVAKQVGAKVFAATQNQQGLLKCRATSVGEHTQLAAIIRLVEEAQGSKAPIQRMADTISGIFVPVVVVISILTLALTWWLTGNFVLSLINAVAVLVIACPCALGLATPTAIMVGTGRGAQMGVLVKNAAALEHAEKIQVLVVDKTGTLTEGRPVVTDVIPVGSITEQALLQTAATLEQGSEHPLAKAVLEYTAGRAIRPQTMSNFTSVTGSGVKAQIGDTEFLLGSPKFLRAHGVPMDPSHLAVLQAESKTVIGVAAQSEETYQMLGYLAIADRLRSTSAQAVRRLQAMGVEVIMLTGDNAETAAAIAKQAGINHYRAEVLPQDKAAEVAKIKARGQFTGMVGDGINDAPALAAADVSFAIGAGSDVAIEAADITLMHNDLMSVADAIALSRATLSKIRQNLFFAFIYNVLGIPLAAIGMLNPIIAGAAMAMSSVSVVSNSLLLKRWQPDTQINSY
- a CDS encoding heavy-metal-associated domain-containing protein: MQTSIIPIKGMTCMGCVRSIKNVLEQIPGVMSTEVSLEDAQVTIQYDAAITGIDQFKQAIEEAGFEAFI
- a CDS encoding metal-sensitive transcriptional regulator, with translation MPDHVIQPNKEALIKRLNRIEGQVRGVAKMIVEDRYCVDILNQVSALQSALDAVAMQLLENHTHGCMQSAIQSGNGDAAIDELMAVVRKFAR
- the cysK gene encoding cysteine synthase A; its protein translation is MSNWYQDNSQSIGRTPLVRLNRITDGAAATVLAKIEGRNPAYSVKCRIGVAMVDDAQRRGLLGPGKELVEPTSGNTGIALAFVAAARGIPLTLTMPETMSIERRKLLVAFGAKLVLTEGQRGMAGAIAKADEIVAADPDRFVLLQQFKNPANPAIHELTTGAEIWQDTDGAIDIFVAGIGTGGTMTGVSRYIKQGKGKAITSVAVEPAASPVITQQRSGQPLIPGPHKIQGIGAGFVPDNLDLSLVDEVEQVSNEEAVLYARRLAGEEGILSGISCGAAVAAAVRHAKRAENAGKTIVVILPDSGERYLSSILFEGMFNEKGLNVE
- the epsC gene encoding serine O-acetyltransferase EpsC, whose product is MTNVNRISDLQIRSTFLEIDHIVEELRDLRIASLENRQGHTRPPKLPLRKILVGVAEGLSAAMFPNRLGPADLADEGIDHYVGHTLNSALRTLLVQIQHELHFSSGLENLSDADRERAVEITQAFAKRLPAVRSLLESDIVAAYEGDPAAHSVDEVLVCYPGIMAITYYRLAHELHRLGVPLIARMISEIAHSMTGVEIHPGAQIGGSFFIDHGTGVVIGETAIIGRNVRLYQAVTLGAKRFPVDEHGALVKGIPRHPIVEDDVVIYAGATILGRIIIGRGSIIGGNVWLTRSVPAGSHVTQAQMRHEIFEGGSGI
- a CDS encoding GlcG/HbpS family heme-binding protein; this encodes MANSKLFLILEDAKKIAAAAETEARRNNWPVVISIVDEGGHLLYLMRSDNTQYGSIEVAIQKARSAIAFRRPTKVLEEQVNQGHVRYLNLPGAIPIEGGLPIVLSNQFVGAIGVSGVRSHQDAQIAQAGIDALNSDSF
- a CDS encoding metal-dependent hydrolase translates to MDLLTQGLLGASLAQSGTRQNETRLATGVGFFAGLLADADILIQSVNDPLLTVEFHRHFTHSIFFVPFGSLIAALILWPFLRKRLFFSRLYLFCFLGYSLSGVLDALTSYGTHLFWPVSEERVALNIVSVIDPIFTLILLIAVIFAYKRKAIMVAKIGLIIAAFYLVLGWVQLQRAEAAAADLVASRGHVAEQLMVKPTLANLILWRSIYETEGKFYVDAIRVSPFSQSRIYPGESIKKFTIDQFLNQLPEESTLAKDIARFTIFSAGFVAIQPDHPELLIDVRYSNLPTTIAPLWGIEMNLQDPDQHAVYRLFRDTSKETRQKFLAYLTGESVDE
- the yjgA gene encoding ribosome biogenesis factor YjgA, which encodes MQNNIKHDADQESPLSKTRRKRAMHALQDIGEQLVTLDLQQIAELDLPEILKDALFEAKRITKHEAHRRQLQYIGKLMRKIDVAPIQEKINSVRSTSIHHTAWLHLLERWRERLLADEATFTEFGQQYPNADLQRLRILVRNTIKEKLAGKPPKNFRALFQELRSIIPEKTPLN
- the pmbA gene encoding metalloprotease PmbA: MNNDISSSLHFSYPFGTLQQIARDILDHARKGGASACEANVSDGCGLNVTVRQGAVETIEHTRDKGLSVTVYIGQKRGHASTSDFSPQAIGDTVTAALSIARHTAADDCAGLADAKLLATSFPDLDLYHPWGLSVEQAIELAQGCEAAAYAIDKRISNSEGATVSMNTSQFVYANSHGFIAGYPLSRHSMSCAVIATEHDAMQRDYWYTVARDAADLESIHDVGKKAGKRTVARLGAKKIATCEVPVLFEAPVASSLIGHFTQAVSGASLYRKSSFLLDSLGRQVFSPDIRIREIPHIKKGLASCAFDDEGVATQERNVVENGMVQGYFLGSYSARKLGLQTTGNAGGNHNLIVENTAPLSFPDLLKKMNKGLLVTELLGQGVNGVTGDYSRGATGFWVENGELSYPVEEITIAGNLKEMLRGIIGVGSDRIVRGSKRCGSLLIERMTVAGH
- a CDS encoding sulfurtransferase TusA family protein: MNFDKELDVRGLVCPLPILRTKKSLTDMTRGQILKIVATDPASLIDFQVFAEQTGNQLLSSAEASGEFLFYLKKK
- the argJ gene encoding bifunctional glutamate N-acetyltransferase/amino-acid acetyltransferase ArgJ, encoding MPVNIPPLLPQQLLPIRGISLGIAEAGIKRPDRKDLLVIALDDNVKVAGVFTKNRFCAAPVIVAKAHLSAASSIRALVINTGNANAGTGEEGIAHARVTCTALAKLLGCEPQQILPFSTGVIMEPLPVDRIIAGMPRAVSELKCDNWFAAAQAIMTTDIVPKGISSQIQINGTTITITGIAKGSGMIHPNMATMLGYIATDAKISQSLLQEMVRHVADHSFNRITVDGDTSTNDALVLIATGKANHSQEIDRKSPEFNLLQDTITEVAVKLAQMIVRDGEGATKFITVQVEKGSTQQECAQVAYAIAHSPLVKTAFFASDPNLGRILAAIGYAGIDDLDVNNIELYLNEVLVAEQGGRAKNYCEEEGQRVMKQSEITVRVILNRGVATTSIWTCDFSYDYVKINADYRS